In Bacteroidales bacterium, one DNA window encodes the following:
- a CDS encoding sugar phosphate isomerase/epimerase, which produces MKEPAVYLAQFMGDEPPFNNLENICKYMANLGYKGVQIPTFDPRCVDLKKLAESQTYADEIKGIVNDAGCEITELATHIQGQLVAVNPAFNKVFDSFAPPEYQNNPEARTEWAVNQMKLAAQASKNLGITEHVTFSGNYMWHTMYPFPPRPAGLIDTGFKALAEQWKPILDAFDEAGVDLCFELHPCEDLHDGVTYERFLEATNNHPRVNIMYDPSHFVLQQLNYLEFIDIYHEKIKMFHVKDAEFKPNGRSGMYGGYQDWVNRPARFRSLGDGDVDFKGIFSKLAQYDFEGWPVLEWECALKNPEDGAAEGAPFIAKHIIRKSEKSFEDFAGGGGGADEKLNRRLLGLE; this is translated from the coding sequence ATGAAAGAACCTGCTGTATATCTTGCTCAATTCATGGGCGATGAGCCGCCATTTAACAATCTGGAGAACATTTGCAAATACATGGCCAACTTAGGGTATAAAGGGGTCCAGATCCCCACTTTTGATCCCAGATGTGTAGACCTGAAAAAACTGGCCGAGAGCCAAACCTATGCCGATGAAATAAAAGGCATTGTGAATGATGCCGGATGTGAGATTACCGAGTTGGCTACCCACATCCAGGGACAACTGGTAGCTGTAAATCCTGCATTTAATAAAGTATTTGACAGCTTTGCTCCGCCGGAGTACCAAAACAACCCGGAAGCACGTACAGAATGGGCTGTCAACCAAATGAAGCTTGCGGCCCAGGCAAGCAAGAACCTGGGAATTACCGAACACGTTACCTTCTCGGGAAATTATATGTGGCATACCATGTATCCCTTTCCTCCCCGACCTGCCGGACTGATAGACACAGGCTTTAAAGCCCTGGCGGAACAATGGAAACCGATACTGGATGCATTCGACGAGGCGGGCGTGGATCTCTGTTTTGAACTGCATCCCTGCGAAGATCTGCATGACGGGGTTACCTATGAACGATTCCTGGAAGCCACCAACAACCATCCCAGGGTTAACATCATGTATGATCCCAGTCATTTCGTGCTTCAGCAACTGAACTATCTTGAATTCATCGACATTTACCACGAGAAGATCAAGATGTTCCACGTAAAAGATGCAGAATTTAAGCCAAATGGACGATCAGGCATGTACGGGGGATACCAGGACTGGGTGAACCGTCCAGCCAGATTCCGCTCTCTTGGAGATGGTGACGTGGATTTCAAAGGCATATTCAGCAAACTGGCCCAATACGACTTTGAAGGATGGCCCGTGCTGGAATGGGAATGTGCACTTAAAAATCCTGAAGATGGAGCCGCAGAAGGTGCTCCGTTCATTGCCAAACACATCATCCGGAAATCGGAAAAATCCTTTGAAGATTTTGCCGGCGGTGGCGGCGGTGCAGATGAAAAGCTGAACC